The Natrarchaeobius halalkaliphilus DNA segment CTGTCTGGGTCGGGGCGCTCTGTAAACCGCCCATCCTCATCCCGCGAAATCGCTTCGCGTGGAGTGCTTACGACGTAGGCTGAGGGAATTACAAAAGCCACGGGTCACCTGACCCGTGGTTGTTTACGTTCAACCACATCTGTCGACCAGATATATATCCAAGAAGATGGTGAGCATACATTCACAGCAGATACAACAAATGAATATGAAGACCCTGAAAATACTGTTCGCATTAATTATAGTGATGGTTCTACTGATAATAGTTCAACAGTTGAGGTTTCAGAGTTAATCATTGAGACAGCCGAATAACCCTTCAAAACGAAGTATAGATGTGTGTCTGCTGTGTCTGGTTGTAAGCAATCGACCGATGCGTTACACCCTGTAAGCAACCGCCAGTATTTATATAAGGAACTACCTGTAAGCAGCGGTCCACAGAAATATCAGCATGTTATGTGGTATAGTACAGACAAGCAAGCAGACGACCACCAACGGGAGAGCATCGAGGCGGAGGATTCCTACAACTCGGTTGCTAAGTCGCTGCCCATCTCTCGGCAAGTAGCGACGACCTGAACGGGGGTTCGGATTTACGGATCGAATTCCCGATGAATCGTTTTTCTCTGGAATCAACGCTCCTCGGCGCGCTCGAGCGTCATCCTCGCTCCGCCCTCGAGCGTCTCGAGTGGCTTCGTCTCGGTTGCGCGCGCGACGACGTTCACCGGCGCGGCGGCTCTCGGTTCGCCGTCGACGCTCGCGGGCGTTTCACCCCAGAACAGACACAGCTTTCCGCCGGCGGGCCAGTACGCGATCGACCCCTCGGCGACGACCTCGCGCGCGTTCTCGCTCGAAACTCCGAGGGGAGCGTCGAAGTAGAGTTCGTCGCCCCAGCGGATCGCGTCGCCGGAGACCGGAAGCGCCGCATCGAGCTCCGCGCGGGTTTCCGGCGCGTCGTTAGTCCAGGTCGCCTCGAGTTCGATTCCGCCGACGGTGAGACGTAGGTCCGTCATACGCGTTCCAACGGGGAGGCAGTACTTCAGCGGTTGGGATCCGACTCACCTAAGCACCGGTTCGACGGCGCTTGATCACGTCGAGTGTCGTCTCGGGGTCCTCGAGTACGCGTTCGGATCGTTTCGAATGCCGAGCCACGGTCGCTCGAGGAATGCGAACGGTTGGCGGTGACGGTCCGGTCCCGAAATCGTTTTCAACTGCTCACGCGGACAGTCGGTATGCCGACGGAATCGGACACTCATTATGACCCGTCTCTGGGGAACAAGTTCATCTTCGTCACCGGCGGGGTGATGTCGGGACTCGGCAAAGGAATCACGGCTGCGAGCACCGGCCGTCTTCTCAAGAACGCCGGCTTCGACGTCACCGCGGTGAAGATCGATCCGTACCTGAACGTCGACGCCGGGACGATGAATCCCTACCAGCACGGCGAAGTGTACGTCCTCGAGGACGGCGGCGAGGTCGATCTCGATCTGGGGAACTACGAGCGGTTCCTCGACGTCGACATGACGTCGGACCACAACGTCACCACCGGAAAGACCTACCAGCACGTCATCGAAAAAGAGCGCGCTGGTGACTACCTGGGCAAGACCGTCCAGATCATTCCGCACATCACCGACGACATCAAACGGAGGATCAGAGAGGCGGCCGAAGGAACCGACGTCTGTCTCGTCGAAGTCGGCGGCACAGTCGGGGACATCGAGGGAATGCCGTATCTCGAGGCGCTGCGCCAGTTCGCCCACGAGGAAGACGACGACGATATTCTCTTTGCACACGTCACTCTGGTACCGTACTCGAAAAACGGCGAGCAAAAGACGAAGCCGACCCAGCACTCGGTCAAGGAGGTACGCTCGATCGGACTTCAGCCCGACGTGATCGTCGGCCGCTGTGAGAATCGCCTCGAGTCCGAGACGAAAGAGAAGATCGCACTGTTCTGTGACATCCCGACCGAAGCGGTGTTCTCGAACCCCGACGTCGAAGACGTCTATCACGTTCCGCTGATGGTCGAAGACGAGGGACTCGATCAGTACGTCCTGGAGCGATTCGGACTCGCTGACGAGGCACTTCCCGAGGCGGAGCGAACGAACGACTGGCGCGACATCGTCACCAGCGAAAAAGAGGGAACGGTCGACGTCGCGCTGGTCGGCAAGTACGACCTCGAGGACGCCTACATGTCGATCCACGAGTCGCTGAAACACGCCGGCTTCGAACTCGGCGTCGACGTCAACGTCCACTGGGTCCACGCCGACGGGATGGCCGACGGCTACGACGACCAGCTCGAGGACGTCGACGGAATCATCGTCCCCGGCGGCTTCGGTATGCGCGGTTCCGAGGGCAAGATCCGGGCGGTCCAG contains these protein-coding regions:
- a CDS encoding cyclophilin-like family protein translates to MTDLRLTVGGIELEATWTNDAPETRAELDAALPVSGDAIRWGDELYFDAPLGVSSENAREVVAEGSIAYWPAGGKLCLFWGETPASVDGEPRAAAPVNVVARATETKPLETLEGGARMTLERAEER
- the pyrG gene encoding glutamine hydrolyzing CTP synthase, whose protein sequence is MPTESDTHYDPSLGNKFIFVTGGVMSGLGKGITAASTGRLLKNAGFDVTAVKIDPYLNVDAGTMNPYQHGEVYVLEDGGEVDLDLGNYERFLDVDMTSDHNVTTGKTYQHVIEKERAGDYLGKTVQIIPHITDDIKRRIREAAEGTDVCLVEVGGTVGDIEGMPYLEALRQFAHEEDDDDILFAHVTLVPYSKNGEQKTKPTQHSVKEVRSIGLQPDVIVGRCENRLESETKEKIALFCDIPTEAVFSNPDVEDVYHVPLMVEDEGLDQYVLERFGLADEALPEAERTNDWRDIVTSEKEGTVDVALVGKYDLEDAYMSIHESLKHAGFELGVDVNVHWVHADGMADGYDDQLEDVDGIIVPGGFGMRGSEGKIRAVQYARENDVPFLGLCLGFQMAVVEYARNVLGLEDAHSAEMDEDTPHPIIDILPEQYEVEDMGGTMRLGEHTTVIEPETLAYELYGDTSCSERHRHRYEVNPEYFEAFEDEPLTFSGTAGNRMEILELENHPYFVGTQFHPEYTSRPGQPSPPFLGLVEAVLEEIEIDETGNTQETTDIDSETEVTH